The Faecalibacterium sp. I3-3-89 sequence AGCGGTTGGGCGTGTCGTGGAAACGGGCAATGGTCTCGTGGAGGGTGGAGGCCGGGTAATCCGCCAGCTGGTTCTGGAACTTGCCCAGCGTCTCGGCCACGGTGCGGAAGTCGGTTTCGCTGCCGACCTGCTGCAAACAGATGGTATCTTCTACAAAGTCATAGGCACGCCATGCGCCGCCGTCTGCATCCAGATAGTAAGTCGACCCCGACAAAGTTGGGATGACATTCAGCGTTTCCCGTGCTAGGTCGCCGCCCTCGGCAAGAATTTTCGCCCGCAGATGCCGGGTCACGCCGCAGATATTCTCCATCAGGCCCACCGGGTTAGTAAAGGTATCTGTGTTGATGCGCTGCAAAATAAAGCGTTTGGAATGATCTTCCCGCTAGGCCACAAAGGTGTCGTTGATATGCCCCTCACCATAGTGGTTGGCATTGCAGACCACGGGCCCGCCAAAATCAAAAGCATTTGCAGCAGACTGGAGCAGAGAAAGGGTAACGGATTTCATCATAAATTCCTCATTTTCATTATACTTCATGCCGTTTTGACAGGGCAGGGCGTTGTCCCTGCCGCACCTGACGGCGGTATTCATTGGGGGTCAAGCCTTCCGCCTTGCGGAAGCATTGCGAAAAATAGCTGGGAGAGGAAAAACCCATCAACTCGCTGATCTGCGCCAGACTGTAACCGGTGTTGCCCAGCATATACTTGCTTTCCTCAATGCGACGGCGGTTCAGATAGGTGATGGGAGAGATGCCATACTCTTTTTGGAAGGTATGGGCCAGATAGTATTTGTTGATGTGGGCGATTTCAGCAAGGATATCCAGCGAGATATCTTCGCGATAGTTGCTGTCCAGATACCGCTTGATCTCCACACACTCCCGGCTGTCGGAGCGGGGCGTTTCCTCTACCTGCAAAGAAAGCGTGGTACACCGCACCAGCCAGATGAGCAGCACTTCCAGCAGATCCTGACAGACCGTTTCGCAGCCGTCCAGACTGCGGTCTGCTTCGGCCAGCAGCATATGGAGCAGCGTCACCATCCGCTCCCGATTTTCCCGGCAGTTGAATATGGCGTAGGAAGAATCTGATTTTCCAAATAAGATCTCGATGCCAGCAACGCCCAATACAATGTATTCCAGCGGTGAAGCATTCAGGCTCAACTCGGTATGCTCTACCTGCGGATTGACGATAATCATATCATCCGGTTTGACCGGATAAAGCTGACCGCTTAAATAAAACTGACCTTCTCCGCTCAGACAGTAGAACAGCTCTGTGCAGGAATGGGTGTGGGCAGTGCTGTTCCAATCGCCGCCAAATTTGCTTTTGCTGATGTACAGCAACCGGAAGGATTCCCGTGGAGCGGGAGCATGGCGGATATCAAATCGCTCGGTACTCATAAATGGCTCCTTTTGAGGCAAAGCGCAAAAACTATAAAAATAAAAGCAAGATACTAAAAATACAAGCCTAAAAACGATGCGTTTTTTCGTGCGTTTTTTCTCATTATAGAGGCAATGAAGAAAAAATGCAAGCCCTGATTTTTGGACGGGTTCAATACTTTTGCCTTCGATAGCGTGCAAAAATATGTCAAACTGGTTACAGGCGGGGAAAATGCACCAAAACTACAGTACAAATTTTATTGCTTTTGCTGAAAGAAATTTTCGAAAAGCAATATTTCTAAAAAACGAAACAACAAAGACCTTGTTGCAAACCGTGAAAACCTCTATATTGGAAGCAGAAAAAACCACAGCCCCTTCGGACGAAGCCTGTTTGCCCCGGCTGTGTTTTGAACGGAACTTTATGATGGAGGATACACTATGAAACGCATTTCTCGTCGCAATTTTCTGAAAGTGGCTGGCGTGGGTGCCGCTGCACTGAGCCTGGCTGCCTGTGGTGGTGCTGCCAGCTCCACCGCGTCCAGCACGGCATCTTCTGCCGCTACTTCTTCCGCAGTGGCTGCGGACGTCACCATCAAGGTTGCCGCCATCGAGACCGGCTATGGCGCTGAGATGTGGAAGAAGGTCACCGAGGCCTTTACTGCTGAGACCGGCATCAAGGTGGAGCTGACCACCGACAAGAAGCTGGAGGACGTCATCGGCCCCTCCATGCAGGGCGGCGATTACCCCGATGTGATCCATCTGGCCACCGGCCGTGAGGCTGCCCTGACCGAGCAGTTCATCAAGGGCAACCTGATCGCGGACATCACCGATGTTCTGAGCATGACCGTGCCCGGCGAGAGCAAGAAGGTGAGCGAGAAGATCGCCGGCGGCTTTACCGACACCTCCCTGACCAACCCCTACGGCGACGGCAAAACCTATCTGGCTCCCATGTTCTACAGCCCCTGCGGCCTGTTCTACAACGCCGGTTTCCTGAAGGAAAAGGGCTGGGACGTGCCCAAGACCTGGGACGAGATGTGGGCACTGGGCGACAAGGCTGCCGCTGAGGGCACCTACCTGTTCACCTACCCCACCACCGGCTACTTCGACGCCTTCTTCTATGCGCTGATGTACGCCGCAGGTGGCCCCGACTTCTTCAACAAGGCTACCCACTACGAAGAAGGCATCTGGGACACCCCCGAGGCAAAGACCTGCTTTGATATCGTGGCAAAGCTGGCTTCCTACACCAACCCCATCACCCCCGCACAGGCCAACGATCAGGACTTTACCCAGAACCAGCAGCTGGTGCTGGACAACAAGGCCCTGTTCATGCCCAACGGCACCTGGATCGTGGGCGAGATGGCCGAAGCACCCCGTGCAGACGGCTTTGAGTGGGGCATGACCGCTCTGCCCGCTGTCAAGGCCGGCGGCGACAGCTACAGCTACACCTGGTTCGAGCAGGCATGGATCCCGGCGGGTGCTGAGCATCTGGATGCAGCCAAGCAGTTCGTGGCTTACCTGTACAGCGACGAAGCCTGCAAGCTGTTTGCCGAGAGCGGCGCGATCCAGCCTGTGCTGGGCATCGCCGACAGTCTGGAAGGCGACAACAAGATGTTCTACTCCATCTACGACAACGGCGCAAAGGCCGCCATGGGCAACTTTGCAGCCTTTAGTGCCATCCCCGGCGTGGAAGTCCGCACCGTGTTCTTCGATCCTGTCAACTCTCTGGTGTCCGGCAGCATGACCGAGCAGCAGTGGATCGACGGCATCAAGTCCGCCAGCGACCAGATGCGCGCCAACATCATCGAGTAATTAAGCCCTGCCCAGCGGGGGCGGTTTTTACCGCCTCCGCTTTTTTGGGCTGTACAGTACCATCAAGAAAGGAGCGGTCAATCCCCTATGAGAACGGATAAAAGCCGCAAACGGTTCGTATTCCTCTGTGTGGCACCGGCTACCATCCTGTTTTTTCTCTTTATGATCCTGCCCACCCTCAACGTGTTCCGCATGAGTTTGTATGAGCGGGGTGCCTATTCTCCCAACGAGACCTTTGTGGGGCTCAAAAACTTCCAGCATCTGCTGAAAGATACCCAGTTCATCCGCTCGATGCAGAATATGATCCTGCTCGTGGTGGTGGTCACCATCGTCACCTTTGCGTTTGCGCTGGTGTTTGCAGCCATCCTGACCCGCGAAAAGATCAAAGGGCAGAACTTCTTTCGGGTCATCTTCTACATCCCCAACATCCTGTCGGTGGTCGTCATCTCCGGCATCTTCTCTGCCATCTATAAGCCGGAAAACGGCATGCTGAACAGCATCATCGGCCTGTTCCGCAACATGAGCGACCCCATCCTGTGGAAGGGCGAAAAACTGGTCATCCCCTCCATCATCATTGCCATGGTGTGGCAGGCCATCGGCTACTACATGGTCATGTACATGGCCTCCATGTCTGCCGTGCCCATCAGCCTGTACGAGAGCGCCAATCTGGACGGTGCCGGGCGGCTGACCCAGTTCTTCCAGATTACCATCCCCCTCATCTGGACGAATATCCGCACCACCCTCACCTTCTTTATCATCTCCACCATCAACATGGCCTTCCTCTTCGTCAAGGCCATGACAAGCGGCGGCCCCAACGGCGCATCGGATGTGGCGCTGAGCTATATGTACAGCCAGAAGGACGCTGGCCTGTATGGCTATAGTATGGCCATCGGCGTCGTCATTTTCCTGTTCTCGTTTGCGCTGTCCGCCTGTGTCAACAAGGCCACCAGCCGTGACCCGCTGGAATTTTAAGGAGGGAAGAAGATGCAGAATACCACCGAAAAATCTTCCCGCTCTGCGGAAGGTCTGTACAAGTTTTTCATCTATTTTGTGCTGGTTCTGCTGGCCGTGACCATCATCGTGCCGGTGGCATGGGTGTTCATGGCCTCCATCAAGCAGAACGCCGAGTTCTACGGCAACCCCTGGGCACTGCCCGCCGGATTCTACTGGCAGAACTTCGTCAACGCATGGAACGGCGCGAAAATGGGCGAATATATGCTCAACTCGGTCATCGTCACCGCGCTGGCGCTGGCACTGTTGCTGGTCGTTGCCCTGCCCGCCGCCTACTGTCTGTCCCGCTTCCACTTCAAGGGGCGCAAGATACTGAACACCTTGTTCATGGCGGGCCTGTTCATCAACGTGAACTACATCGTGGTGCCCATCTTTTTGATGCTGCGGGACAGCGATGTGTGGCTGAAAGGCCATTTCGGCAGCGGCTTTCTGCTGAACAATCTGGTGGTGCTGGCGGTGGTATACGCCGCCACCGCGCTGCCCTTTACCATCTACCTGCTGTCGGGCTACTTTGCCACCCTGCCCCACGACTTTGAGGAGGCGGCCTACATCGACGGTGCGAGCTATTTCTCCACCATGACCCGCATCATCTTCCCCATGGCAAAGCCGTCCATCATCACCATTATCCTGTTCAACTTCCTGTCCTTCTGGAACGAGTATATCATTTCCATGACCCTCATGAGTTCTACCAGCGCACCCCGCACCCTGCCGGTCGGCCTGCTGAACCTGATGCAGGCCCAGCAGAGTGCGGCGCAGTACGGCACCATGTATGCCGGTTTAGTGCTGGTGATGCTGCCCACCCTGATTTTGTACATCTGCGTGCAGCGGCAGCTGACGCAGGGCATGACCGTGGGCGGTCTGAAAGGGTAAGGTGACAAACGATGAAAGCATTCTGGAAAAACAATCCTGCCCTGCGCATCGTGCTGATGATCGTGCTGTTTGTGCTGTCCATTGCACTGGTGGTCGCAGGCTGGAAAATGACCGGGCAGCTGGCTGGTCTTGGCATTATGCTCTTGGGCGTGGCGTTGCTGCTGGCAGTGCTGGCCATCTACAATGCGACCTATCAGGATTGAGGATAAGAGAGAGGTAAAGGAGAATCCCTATGGATGAAACAAGAAAGTCCGGGCGCGTGACAATCCCCACCGACTTGGACGTGGTGCCCGAAACGCTGGAAATTCTGAAAAAGTGGGGTGCAGACGCCATCCGCGACTGCGACGGCACCGACTTTCCGCAGCAGCTGAAGGATGCCGATGCAAAGATCTACTCCACCTATTATACCACCCGCAAGGACAACGCATGGGCCAAGGCGAACCCGGACGAGGTACAGCAGTGCTACATCATGACCGGCTTCTACACCGCTCCCGGCGACACCGTGACCATCCCGCTGATGAAGGGCATCAGCCCGGAGCTGATGCAGGTGAACACCAACGATGACATCACCCGCTGGTGGGAGGTCATGGACCGAACCACCGGCCAGCCCGTGCCGCCGGAAAAGTGGAGCTATGCGGACGGCAGCGTGACCGTGCAGGCCGTGCCGTTCCATGAATATACGGTCAGCTTTCTGGCCTACCTCATCTGGGACCCGGTGCATATGTACAACGCTACCACCAACGGCTGGACGAACTTTGAGCACCAGATTACTTTTGATGTGCGTCAGCCCAAGACCCACAAGTATTCCATGGAGCGCCTGCGCAAGTTCATCCAGGAGCATCCGTATGTGAACGTCATCCGCTACACCACCTTCTTCCACCAGTTCACCCTGATCTTCGACGAGCTGAAGCGGGAGAAGTTCGTGGACTGGTATGGATACTCTGCTTCGGTCAGCCCTTATATCCTCAACCAGTTTGAGCAGGAAGTGGGCTACAAGTTCCGCCCGGAGTACATCATCGATCAGGGCTACTATAACAACCAGTACCGGGTGCCCAGCAAGGAATTCCGGGATTTTCAGGCCTTCCAGCGCCGCGAGGTGGCAAAGCTTGCCAAGGAGATGGTGGACATCACCCACGAGTGCGGGTGCGAAGCCATGATGTTCCTCGGCGACCACTGGATCGGCACCGAACCTTTCATGCCGGAGTTCAAGACCATCGGACTGGATGCCGTAGTGGGCAGCGTGGGCAACGGCTCCACCCTGCGCCTGATCTCTGACATTGAGGGCGTGAAGTACACCGAGGGCCGTTTCCTGCCCTACTTCTTCCCCGACACCTTCCACGAGGGCGGCGACCCGGTGCGGGAAGCCAAGGAGAACTGGGTTACAGCCCGCCGCGCTATCCTGCGCAAGCCCATCGACCGCATCGGCTATGGCGGCTATCTGAAACTGGCCTTGCAGTTCCCGGAGTTCGTGGATTACGTGGAGAGCGTCTGCAACGAGTTCCGCGAACTGTACGAGAACATCAAGGGCACCACACCCTACTGTGTCAAGCGAGTGGCCGTGCTGAACTGTTGGGGTAAAATGCGGGCTTGGGGCTGTCACATGGTGCATCACGCCCTCTATTACAAGCAGAACTATAGCTATGCCGGTGTCATTGAGATGCTGTCCGGTGCGCCCTTTGATGTGAAGTTCATCAGCTTTGAGGACATCAAGAACGACCCGCATCTGCTGGACTCGTTGGATGTCATTATCAATGTCGGCGATGCCGACACCGCACACACCGGCGGCATCTGGTGGGAAGACCCGGAGATCTCCTCCGCTATCCGCAAGTTCGTCTGGAACGGCGGCGGCTTTATCGGCGTGGGTGAGCCTTCCGGTCACCCGTATCAGGGCCACATTCTCCAGCTTGCCAGCGTGCTGGGCGTGGAGGAAGAAAACGGCTTCACCCTCAACTACGACAAATACAACTGGGAGGAGCACCCCGACCACTTTATCTTGCAGGACGCCGACCAACCCGTGGACTTTGGCGAGGGCAAAAAGAACATCTACGCCCTTGAGGGCACCGAGGTGCTGGTGCAGCGGAACAAGGAAGTACAGATGGCTGCCCACGACTTCGGCAAGGGTCGTGCCGTGTACATCAGCGGTGTGCCTTACAGTTTTGCCAACAGCCGCACCCTTTACCGCGCTATCCTGTGGAGTGCCCACAGCGAGGAGGAACTGCATACATGGTTCAGCTCCAATTATAATGTAGAAGTTCACGCCTACGTCAAGAACGGCAAGTACTGCGTGGTGAACAACACGTACGAGCCGCAGGACACCACCGTTTACACCACAGACGGCAGCAGCTTTGCTCTGCATCTGGATGCCAACGAGATCAAGTGGTATGAGATCTAAGTTCTCCTTTTCATAAACGAACACAACGGGCAGCTCTGTTACCAGAGCTGCCCGTTGTGTTTGCTGTATCTGCCGATAACTCAACCTGTGTCAATCGAACGCTGCAATGGAGATGGCTGGAAACGCAGAAATTCAGTAATGCGAGCGTAATAGACCTGCAGAAAAAAGAAACTGCCCGTGCGAGTATGCGTAAGATGGTGAAACACTTACTGAAAAAATTTAAGTATCCACCGGTGGCATATGATACGGCAATCAGCACGGTCATTAGCCAGTGTGAGATGTGAACTGACAACATGGTAGTATGAATTGTATGAAATGTCGTTGATTTGTGCTTGACAATCGGATTCCTTTTCTGTAAAATGATTTTAGAAAATACTATTATTGAAAATACGAAAGGCTGTTTTATGGGCAAGATGATCTTAGATGACCTCCGCAAGCGTCTGGAACGTCTGGACGAAGACGCAGATCTGATGATCGACAATAACGACCGCTATCAGGAGTATGTGGAGAAGTGGAGACCATGCGAAAGCTGACATTCGAAGGCTTTTTGAAGCAGTATGTGGCAGAGCTTGCCGGGGTACAGACGGCAAGCGTCCATAAGCTGGCGGATTGTCTGAACGAAAATCCCCGCCTGAAAGAACCGCTGTTTCTCTATACGCTGACCTTTGATAAAGTAGAACTGCTGCTCCGCTACACCGCAAACAGCACGATTGCTGCGGAATATGAGCAGCTTTCTAATCTCTATTCGCTGGAGCAAATGCTGGTGCTTCTTGAAAAGCAATCATCAGAACTGCCGGAAGGCTATTTGAAGGTTTGGCGCAGCTATTGTTCGGTGCGGGATGCCGTCCTTGCAGACAATGACACAAAAGAGCTGATCCATCGCCGGGTATTGGAACTTCAGCAGAAAAAGAAATTGACGAATTACCGTCTTTACAAGGACTTGAAGCTGAATCCGGGCAACGTGAACGCATGGCTCAAACACAACGATTCCAGCAAAATAAGCCTTGACTGTGCACGGCAGATTTACAAGTACGCAAAAAGCTACCCGTCTGTTCGATAAGAAAAAGGAAGTGAGTCTATGACCGCCGTAATCTATGCCCGCTATTCATCAGATAACCAGCGTGAAGAATCTATCGAGGGGCAGATTCGGGAATGTACCGCCTATGCGGAAAAGAACGGTGCCCACCTGATTTCCGTTATGAAACCCATTGCCGAGGGTTCACAGGGCATTCTGGCGGAAACGCTGCTGGAAGGCATGGCAGAATACTACTCGGCAGAGCTGTCCGAAAAGGTGATTCGTGGTCAGATCGAAAACGCCCTGAATGGTAAGTGCACTGGTGGTACGGGAACCATCGGCTACAAAATCGACGAGGACAAGTTTTATCATCTTGACCCGCTGACCTCGCCGCTGGTGCTGGAAGCCTTTCAGAGGTATGACAACGGCGATAAAATGGTGGAGATCGTAAACTTCCTCAATGACAAGGGTGTCCGCAATATGTTGGGCGGCAAAATGACCCACAGTAGCGTGAACACCATGCTCAAGAACCGCCGGTACATTGGCGAACTGTCTTTCCGGGATATCGTTGTGCCGGATGCAATTCCGGTTATTGTTCCGAAAGACCTGTTTGACCGGGTGCAGAAGCGTCTGGATAAGAACAAGCGTGCTCCTGCCTGTGGCAAGGCAGACGAGGAATATCTGCTGACCACCAAGCTGCTCTGCGGCAAGTGTGGTGCGCTGATGTTCGGCGAAAGCGGAACCAGTGCCACCGGACGCACCTACTATTATTATAAATGCGCCAACGTCAAGCGCCGCAAGGGCTGCAATAAAAAGACCGTGCAGAAGGACTGGCTGGAAGATCTGGTCGTCCGGGAGACCATGAAGCTGATTCAGGACGATGCGATGATCGACAAGATCGTTCAACTGGTCATGGATGTCCAGAATCAGGAGAACACCACGATCCCGCTGCTGGAAAAGCAACTGCGAGAGGTCAACAAAAAGTTGGACAACCTGATGAAGGCAATCGAGGACGGCTTGTACACCCGGACAACGAAAGAGCGTCTGGAAGCGCTGGAAATCCAGAAAGATGAGCTGACTGTAAAAATCGCAGATGAAAAATTGAAGAAGCCCAGCTTCAATGAGGATTTCATCCGATTCTGGCTGATGAAATTCAGAAAGTTCGATATTTCGCAGAAAAAGCAGCGGAAAGCACTGATTGAAGTTTTTGTAAATGCCATTTTCCTGTACGATGACCGGATGCTGATTACGTTCAACTACAAGGATGGTACCCAAACCGTCCGTTTTGAGGACACTTTGACCGCTGATTCTGCGGAGGAAAAAAGTTCGGATTTGTCCAGCTCTGCTGGACCATAAATCCAACGATTTCACGTTAGAAATCGTTGGATTTTTTTGTTTGTAGGCTGGCCTCATTTGGTTTTGACCACAATTTTGACCCCCGAATCCGGGCAGGGGAGAAATGCTCGTCCGGACAGTTTCTTCTTTACAATGTAGTTCAATGTGGTATACTGAACGCAACAACTCAGAATTTATATATAAAGGAGAATATTGATGAAACTGTTTTTATGTTCGCACTTTTCAAGTGTAGGAAGTCTGATAAAGGAAGAAATTGAAAATAAAAAAGTCGCATTTATTCCAACAGCTTCGCTGCGTGAAGGCTACACCGGTTATGTCGGCTCGGCTCGAAAATTATTCAAAAAGTTGGGAGCAATCGTAACTGAAATTGATATTTCAACGGAGGCTTATTCAACGATACAGTCTGTTTTTGAAGATGCGGATGTGATATATTTTACCGGCGGAAATTCTTTTTTCCTTATAGACCAGCTCCGTAAAACGGGAACGGATGAGCTGTTGAAGAAAGAATTGGCAAAGGGAAAACTGATGATTGGTGAATCGGCAGGTGCGATTATATGCGCTCCAAGCATCCAATATATCGAGCAAATGGATGAAAAGCCGGAGGACTACTCACAAGAAGATGATGCAGGGCTTGATTTGATTGATTTCTATGTTCTTCCGCATTATCTTACAGCACCATTTAAGAAAGTTACCGAGAAAATAATGACTGAGTTTTCGGATTTGAATCTATGCCCAATTAACAACCGTCAGGGAATTGTAATTGATGGTGAAGGTTCAAAGGTTATTTGCAAAGACTAATTTGAAAATTCCAGTTTGCGCACTTGTTCCTGACAAGAGGCAGATCATAAAAATACATAAAAGGAGACGCTTTACGATGGAATACAAACGCTTTGGCAGTAAGATCATTGTCCGCATCGATAAGGACGAGGAGATCCTTGAAAAAGTAAAAGAGCTTGCGCTGAAGGAAAACATCCGCCTCGCCGCCGTTCAGGCACTGGGTGCCACCGACAGCTTTACGGTGGGCGTGTACAATGTGGCGGAAAAGAAATACTACGCCAACACCTTCAGCGGCAGCTTTGAGATCGTTTCTCTGACCGGCACCATCAACACCATGAACGGTGAATTTTACACCCACCTGCACATGAGCGCCGGGAACGACAAGGGCGAGGTGTTCGGCGGACATCTGAACCGGGCAGTGGTCAGCGCCACCTGCGAGATGGTGGTCGATGTTCTGGACGGAACGGTAGACCGTGCGTATGACCCTGTTACCGGGCTGAACCTGTTCCAATTCCAGTCTGATAAAGAGAATGTTTGAGGATAAGCTGCCGGTGGATGCCGACATAGGAACCACCGAGGAAAACGGGCAGCTTTAAAAAAGCTTTGAGGGAAAGTGAAATGAAGATTCGGAAAGCAGAGAAAAAAGATATTCCAAGACTCCTTGCCCTGCTGGGGCAGGTATTGCAGATCCATGCAGAGATCCGCCCGGATATTTTTATTCCCGACACCACCAAATACACCGTCTGTGAACTGGCAGAGCTTCTGAAGCAGGAGGATAAACCCATCTACGTTGCCGTAGACGAGGATGATGTGTGCAGAGGCTATGCCTTCTGTCAGATGCAGGAGCAGCCTTTTTCCACCAACATGGTGCCCTTCAAGTCGTTGTTTATTGATGACCTTTGCGTTGACCGGCAGGCACGGGGGCAGCACATCGGAGAAAGTCTGTTTGAATATGTGAAGCAGCAGGCAAAAGAGCTGGGCTGCTATGAAGTGACCCTGAACGTCTGGGCAGGAAATACCCCGGCAGAGCACTTCTACGAAAAGATGGGTATGAAAACAAAGGAACGGCAGATGGAGTACATCCTGTGAATCGGGTGAGAGCGATGACGCTCCGATCGGGCACTATCGCAAGGCAAGAAATTAGTGCAGCATGAAAACAGCATATTTGCGATATGCAATTCAACGCTGTTGCTGTTGCATTAAAAAGTTGAATTGCTATATTTTTGAAAATTGCGATAAAACCGCGATGTGAAAAAGGAGAAACCGCATGACATACACAAAACAGACCCTTCAGCAGGATCTTGCTGCCATGGGGCTGACTGGCACTGAGACCATTCTTATCCACTCCTCCATGAAGTCCATTGGTGCTGTCGAGGGCGGCGCAGACACGGTTCTGGACGCGCTGATGGAGTTCTTTGCGGAGGGGCTGCTGTTGCTGCCCACCCACACATGGCAGTCCATCGACCATGACCACCCGGTGTTCGATGTCCGCCGCAGTCCCTGCTGCGTGGGCATCCTGCCGGAACTGTTCCGGCAGCGGCCCGGGGTAGTGCGTTCTCTTCATCCTACGCACAGCATCGCGGCCTGCGGCAGGGGCGCAGCAGAATATCTGGCAGGGGAACTGGAAAACAACACCCCCTGCACCCCCGGTGGCTGCTACGACCGTCTACGGGCGGTCGGCGGAAAGATCCTGCTGCTGGGCGTCAGCCATGCCCGGAACACCTTCCTTCACAGCGTGGAGGAGGTGCTGAACGTCCCCAACCGGCTTACCGACAAGCCCTTGCAGCTCACTGTGGTGGATGAAGCCGGGGCAGAGCACACCGTTTATATGCGCCGCCACTACAATGCGCAGCAGCCCCACATCTCGGAGGATTTCGTCAAGCTGGAGCAGGCGTATCTGGACTGTGGCGCAGCGAAAAACACAAAATTTGGCGACGCGGCGTGCATCTTGTGCGACGCGAACGAGCTTTTTCGAGTGACGCGGCACGTCCTTGCCCCTGACCCGGAGGCGTTTGTCACCGAGCCGGTGATCCCGGCGCAGCGCTGGAAGGAACTGTGCACGGAAACACGATAAGAGACAGGATCCCGACAAGAGAAAGAGGAGAACAGAATGCAGACATACAGCCGCAGACCCTCTGCTGTCAGCCGCTTTGAGCTTAGCGCAGCAGCACTTCATATCATTGCCATGGCACTGATGCTGATGGATCACCTCTGGGCGACCCTTCTGCCGGCGCAGGACTGGCTGACCTGTGCTGGGCGGCTGGCGTTTCCCATCTTTGCGTTTATGGCGGTAGAAGGCTACTTTTACACCCGAAACCTGAAGCGTTATGCCCTGCGGCTGCTGCTGTTTGCACTGCTTTCGGAAGTGCCCTTTGACCTGATGTATGGCGGGACATGGTTCTACCCGGTGCACCAGAACGTGATCTGGACGCTGCTGCTGGGGCTTTTGGGTGTGCATCTGATGGAAACGGTGCGCAAAAAGCAAAAGCTCTGGGTCTCACTGCCGGTGTGTGCCGTAGTAGTGGCAGCAGGAGCGCTGCTGGGAACGCTGGGCATGACGGATTACTACGGCGCT is a genomic window containing:
- the gnpA gene encoding 1,3-beta-galactosyl-N-acetylhexosamine phosphorylase, whose protein sequence is MDETRKSGRVTIPTDLDVVPETLEILKKWGADAIRDCDGTDFPQQLKDADAKIYSTYYTTRKDNAWAKANPDEVQQCYIMTGFYTAPGDTVTIPLMKGISPELMQVNTNDDITRWWEVMDRTTGQPVPPEKWSYADGSVTVQAVPFHEYTVSFLAYLIWDPVHMYNATTNGWTNFEHQITFDVRQPKTHKYSMERLRKFIQEHPYVNVIRYTTFFHQFTLIFDELKREKFVDWYGYSASVSPYILNQFEQEVGYKFRPEYIIDQGYYNNQYRVPSKEFRDFQAFQRREVAKLAKEMVDITHECGCEAMMFLGDHWIGTEPFMPEFKTIGLDAVVGSVGNGSTLRLISDIEGVKYTEGRFLPYFFPDTFHEGGDPVREAKENWVTARRAILRKPIDRIGYGGYLKLALQFPEFVDYVESVCNEFRELYENIKGTTPYCVKRVAVLNCWGKMRAWGCHMVHHALYYKQNYSYAGVIEMLSGAPFDVKFISFEDIKNDPHLLDSLDVIINVGDADTAHTGGIWWEDPEISSAIRKFVWNGGGFIGVGEPSGHPYQGHILQLASVLGVEEENGFTLNYDKYNWEEHPDHFILQDADQPVDFGEGKKNIYALEGTEVLVQRNKEVQMAAHDFGKGRAVYISGVPYSFANSRTLYRAILWSAHSEEELHTWFSSNYNVEVHAYVKNGKYCVVNNTYEPQDTTVYTTDGSSFALHLDANEIKWYEI
- a CDS encoding DUF6903 family protein yields the protein MKAFWKNNPALRIVLMIVLFVLSIALVVAGWKMTGQLAGLGIMLLGVALLLAVLAIYNATYQD
- a CDS encoding transcriptional regulator; the protein is MRKLTFEGFLKQYVAELAGVQTASVHKLADCLNENPRLKEPLFLYTLTFDKVELLLRYTANSTIAAEYEQLSNLYSLEQMLVLLEKQSSELPEGYLKVWRSYCSVRDAVLADNDTKELIHRRVLELQQKKKLTNYRLYKDLKLNPGNVNAWLKHNDSSKISLDCARQIYKYAKSYPSVR
- a CDS encoding carbohydrate ABC transporter substrate-binding protein, producing MKRISRRNFLKVAGVGAAALSLAACGGAASSTASSTASSAATSSAVAADVTIKVAAIETGYGAEMWKKVTEAFTAETGIKVELTTDKKLEDVIGPSMQGGDYPDVIHLATGREAALTEQFIKGNLIADITDVLSMTVPGESKKVSEKIAGGFTDTSLTNPYGDGKTYLAPMFYSPCGLFYNAGFLKEKGWDVPKTWDEMWALGDKAAAEGTYLFTYPTTGYFDAFFYALMYAAGGPDFFNKATHYEEGIWDTPEAKTCFDIVAKLASYTNPITPAQANDQDFTQNQQLVLDNKALFMPNGTWIVGEMAEAPRADGFEWGMTALPAVKAGGDSYSYTWFEQAWIPAGAEHLDAAKQFVAYLYSDEACKLFAESGAIQPVLGIADSLEGDNKMFYSIYDNGAKAAMGNFAAFSAIPGVEVRTVFFDPVNSLVSGSMTEQQWIDGIKSASDQMRANIIE
- a CDS encoding carbohydrate ABC transporter permease: MQNTTEKSSRSAEGLYKFFIYFVLVLLAVTIIVPVAWVFMASIKQNAEFYGNPWALPAGFYWQNFVNAWNGAKMGEYMLNSVIVTALALALLLVVALPAAYCLSRFHFKGRKILNTLFMAGLFINVNYIVVPIFLMLRDSDVWLKGHFGSGFLLNNLVVLAVVYAATALPFTIYLLSGYFATLPHDFEEAAYIDGASYFSTMTRIIFPMAKPSIITIILFNFLSFWNEYIISMTLMSSTSAPRTLPVGLLNLMQAQQSAAQYGTMYAGLVLVMLPTLILYICVQRQLTQGMTVGGLKG
- a CDS encoding helix-turn-helix domain-containing protein, whose product is MSTERFDIRHAPAPRESFRLLYISKSKFGGDWNSTAHTHSCTELFYCLSGEGQFYLSGQLYPVKPDDMIIVNPQVEHTELSLNASPLEYIVLGVAGIEILFGKSDSSYAIFNCRENRERMVTLLHMLLAEADRSLDGCETVCQDLLEVLLIWLVRCTTLSLQVEETPRSDSRECVEIKRYLDSNYREDISLDILAEIAHINKYYLAHTFQKEYGISPITYLNRRRIEESKYMLGNTGYSLAQISELMGFSSPSYFSQCFRKAEGLTPNEYRRQVRQGQRPALSKRHEV
- a CDS encoding carbohydrate ABC transporter permease is translated as MRTDKSRKRFVFLCVAPATILFFLFMILPTLNVFRMSLYERGAYSPNETFVGLKNFQHLLKDTQFIRSMQNMILLVVVVTIVTFAFALVFAAILTREKIKGQNFFRVIFYIPNILSVVVISGIFSAIYKPENGMLNSIIGLFRNMSDPILWKGEKLVIPSIIIAMVWQAIGYYMVMYMASMSAVPISLYESANLDGAGRLTQFFQITIPLIWTNIRTTLTFFIISTINMAFLFVKAMTSGGPNGASDVALSYMYSQKDAGLYGYSMAIGVVIFLFSFALSACVNKATSRDPLEF